The Pseudomonas nunensis genome includes the window CGCTGGTGCGTGCCGGCGGCGTACCGTTGATCGAGTATCACCTGCGCGCCCTGGCGGCGGCCGGGTTTAGCGAGATCGTGATCAACCACGCCTGGCTCGGTCAACAGATCGAAGACTACCTGGGCGATGGCTCGCGCTACGGCGTCAGCATTCAGTATTCGCCGGAAGGTGAGCCGCTGGAAACCGGTGGCGGAATTTTCCGTGCCTTGCCGTTGCTCGGAGACGAGGCGTTTGTGGTGGTCAACGGTGATATTTGGACCGATTACGACTTCAACGCCCTGCGCCAACCGATTGCCGGGTCGGTTCACCTGGTGCTGGTGGACAACCCGGCCCATCACCCGGCCGGGGATTTCATTCTTGTCGACGGACAGGTGCGCGATGGCGAACCCGATGCCAAGACCCTGACCTACAGCGGCATCGCCGTGCTGCACCCGAAGCTGTTCGAGGGTTGCACGGCGGGCGCATTCAAACTGGCGCCGCTGTTTCGCAAGGCCATGGCCGTCGGGCAAGTGTCGGGTGAACGCCTGGACGGGCATTGGGTGGATGTGGGCACTTACGAGCGCCTGGCCGAAGCCGAAACTCTGATAGAAGCGAGCCGCTGACATGTTGTGGCCAGGGACTCTGATCGGAGCCGGAGCGGGTTTTGCCATAGCCAGCATTCCGGGGGCCATGCTCGGCGCATTGTTGGGGCAGGCGCTGGACCGGCGCCTGCAATTGCAGAGCTGGGCGCATTTGCGCGAAAAACTCGGCGGCAGGCCGGTATTGCGCAACGATGAACTGTTGTTCGTGTTGCTCGGCCGGTTGGCCAAGTGCGATGGGCGCGTGGTGGACGGACACATTCAGCAGGCCCGTCAGGAGATGCGCTCACTGGAAATGA containing:
- the murU gene encoding N-acetylmuramate alpha-1-phosphate uridylyltransferase MurU, which translates into the protein MKAMILAAGKGERMRPLTLTTPKPLVRAGGVPLIEYHLRALAAAGFSEIVINHAWLGQQIEDYLGDGSRYGVSIQYSPEGEPLETGGGIFRALPLLGDEAFVVVNGDIWTDYDFNALRQPIAGSVHLVLVDNPAHHPAGDFILVDGQVRDGEPDAKTLTYSGIAVLHPKLFEGCTAGAFKLAPLFRKAMAVGQVSGERLDGHWVDVGTYERLAEAETLIEASR